Proteins encoded in a region of the Euleptes europaea isolate rEulEur1 chromosome 3, rEulEur1.hap1, whole genome shotgun sequence genome:
- the LOC130475766 gene encoding tubulin alpha-3 chain → MRECLSIHIGQAGVQMGNACWELYCLEHGIQSDGTIPGNQASQKILPEAEQVDSSFETFFCETASGKHVPRAVFIDLEPTVIDEIRTGSYHSLFHPEQLISGKEDAANNYARGHYTIGKEIIDTVLGRIRKMADQCSGLQGFLVFHSFGGGTGSGFTSLLMERLSVEYSKKSKLEFSVYPAPQVSTAVVEPYNSILTTHTTLEHSDCSFMVDNEAIYDICNRNLDIERPTYTNLNRLIGQIVSSVTASLRFNGALNVDLIEFQTNLVPYPRIHFPLTTYAPIISAEKAYHEQLSVPEITNACFEFSNQMVKCDPRRGKYMACCLLYRGDVVPKDVNAAIAAIKTRRSIQFVDWCPTGFKVGINYQPPTVVPGGDLAKVQRAVCMLSNTTAIAEAWARLDHKFDLMYAKRAFVHWYVGEGMEEGEFTEAREDMAALEKDYEEVGRDSADGEEEDAEEEY, encoded by the exons ATG agggagTGTCTGTCAATCCACATCGGCCAAGCGGGGGTCCAGATGGGCAACGCCTGCTGGGAGCTGTACTGCCTAGAGCACGGCATCCAGTCCGACGGGACCATCCCTGGCAACCAGGCCTCGCAGAAGATCCTCCCAGAAGCCGAGCAAGTGGACTCCTCCTTTGAGACGTTCTTCTGTGAAACGGCGTCAGGGAAGCACGTGCCCAGAGCGGTGTTCATTGACCTAGAGCCGACGGTCATTG ATGAGATCCGCACAGGGTCATATCACTCCCTCTTTCACCCCGAGCAGCTAATCAGTGGCAAAGAAGATGCGGCCAATAATTACGCCCGGGGCCACTACACCATCGGGAAAGAAATCATCGACACCGTCCTAGGCAGGATTCGCAAAATG GCTGACCAGTGCAGTGGCCTCCAAGGTTTCTTGGTCTTCCACAGCTTTGGTGGAGGGACAGGTTCAGGCTTCACTTCTCTCCTGATGGAGCGGCTCTCCGTGGAGTACAGCAAGAAGTCGAAACTGGAGTTCTCGGTCTACCCTGCCCCGCAGGTCTCCACTGCGGTGGTGGAGCCCTACAACTCCATCCTGACCACCCACACCACGCTGGAGCACTCGGACTGCTCCTTCATGGTGGACAACGAGGCCATCTACGACATCTGCAACCGGAACCTGGACATTGAGCGCCCGACCTACACCAACCTCAACAGGTTGATTGGCCAGATTGTGTCCTCCGTGACAGCCTCCCTGCGGTTCAACGGTGCCTTGAACGTCGACCTGATAGAATTCCAGACCAACCTGGTGCCCTATCCCAGGATCCACTTCCCACTGACCACCTACGCCCCCATCATCTCTGCCGAGAAGGCCTACCACGAGCAGCTCTCCGTGCCGGAAATCACCAACGCTTGTTTCGAGTTCTCCAACCAGATGGTGAAGTGCGACCCTCGACGGGGCAAGTACATGGCTTGCTGCCTGCTCTACCGAGGGGACGTGGTACCCAAGGATGTCAACGCGGCGATCGCGGCCATCAAAACCAGGAGGTCCATCCAGTTTGTGGACTGGTGCCCCACCGGCTTCAAGGTGGGCATCAACTACCAGCCCCCCACGGTGGTGCCTGGCGGAGATCTGGCGAAGGTGCAGCGGGCCGTATGCATGCTGAGCAACACGACGGCCATCGCCGAGGCCTGGGCCCGCCTGGATCACAAGTTTGACCTGATGTACGCCAAGCGGGCCTTCGTGCACTGGTATGTcggggagggcatggaggagggggagttcACCGAAGCCCGGGAGGACATGGCTGCCCTGGAGAAGGATTACGAAGAAGTGGGGAGGGATTCTGCTGACGGCGAGGAGGAGGATGCCGAGGAGGAATATTAG